The genomic region CCATTCAGAGCCATCTAGCCTAAAGCATTCTGCCCCGCCGATCTGCAGGCGATTGGCGTCGCCGCCAATTTCACCTAGGATGAATGATGCGGGTCGTCATATTGGTTGTTACGGACCATGAGTTCGCCGAAAAAACCTGTCACAACAATAAAAATCGGTTGGGCATTCGCTGGCTGTCTGCTGCTGTTATTGGCTGCCAGCCATTTGCCATTGATGCATCGGCTGGATTTTTTCTGGCTGGATACGCTGACGCATTGGCGGGCCATGCAGCGCGAGCCGCCAAGTGACATTGTATTAATAGATATCGACACCTATAGCATCGAAGCGATGGCGCCGGAAGTCGGTGCTTGGCCTTGGCCTCGTGCCACCCATGCCTATCTACTGGAATGGCTCAATGAGCAAGGCGCCAAAGCGATTGTGTTCGACATCTGGTTCAGCGAGGCCTCGCTTTACCTGAAAGAAATGGACAGCTATTTCGCGGAAGTCCTGGCCAACCACGACAACATCTATATGCCAACACTGCTGTACAGCGGTGAAGCTCATAACGTGAAAAATCTGGCCGAGCGTTCGCGCTTTCACCCGTTCATCGAACCGACCGCGCGAGCCGACAACAACGCCAAAGCCGATGTGCTTTGGCCGGCACTCGGGCAACCGGAACACTGGCGGCTCGGGCTGATCAATTTTCTTTCAGAGCCGGATGGTATCGGCCGTCAATATCATGTTCATATCGAAAAGAATGGTTGGCGGTTTTTCAGTTTGCCGGCCATCGTTGCCAGAGATTTTGCTTATCCACTGCCGGAGCACTCACCGATTCGGCTGGATTGGTTTGGCAAACGGCCACCGATTCAAACCCTTTCCTATCACGATGTGTTTCAGCAGGTTAAAAGTGGTGCGGCGAACTCAACATTGAAAGACAAATTCGTTTTCATTGGTTCCACCGCCACCGGCAATCACGATCTGAAGCCGACAGCGCTGGATTCGCAATACCCAGCGGTCTATATGCTGATCACGGCGTTCGATAATTTGCGCAGCGGAGAGCAACTGCACTGGTCGCCATGGTATGCCGTGTGGGCTGGCTTGCCGGCACTGCTGCTAATGTGGCTCGTGGTCGTTGCCGAGTTGAGTTATTGGCGTGTCGTCGCTGCCGCATTGGTGATGACGGCCGCACTGGTTGTCGCCAGTTTTCTTGGCATTCATCAGGCTGTGCTGATTCCGATCATCAGTCCATTGCTGGTTGTCATCGTGTTTCTCTTTGCTTGCGCCGTTTTGCGCTACTTGCAAGCGCGCGATGAACGCAAAAGCACCGTGGAATTGTTTGGCCGCTTTCTCGATAAGAACGTCGTTCAGCAATTGATCGATTCCGGACTGACCGAAACCAGCCAACTCGCCCAGGAACGCGTGATCACCGTGCTGTTCTCTGATATCCGCGGCTTTACCACGCTGTCCGAACAGCACAATGCGGCAACAATCATGCGGCTGTTGAACCAGTATTTCACAACACAGGTTGATGTGATCTTCAAACATCAGGGTACGCTCGACAAATTTATCGGCGACGCCATCATGGCGTTCTGGGGCGCACCACTCGACGATGCCAAACACGCCGAGCATGCCATTCAGGCCGCCATGGACATGTCTGATGCACTCGACGCTTTCTGTCGGGAACAGCAATTAACCGGCTTCGATATCGGCATTGGCATACACACCGGCCCTGCGGTGATCGGCATGCTCGGTGCCCAGCAGCGAATGGACTATACGGCCATCGGCGACACGGTCAATCTGGCCAGCCGTCTGGAAGGTTTGACCAAAGGCGTTGCCCGAATTCTGGTATCTGAGGCCACGCGTGCCAGTTGCCCCGAGGCCTTTGACTTCGTGCCGCACGGGGAATATAAAGTCAAAGGACGCAGTGAAGCCGTCAGGGTGTTTGAACCACGGAGTACGCACCGATGAAATCGACAAAAATAACACTGACACTGATTTTATTGCTTGCTGTGCCGTGCTCGTTCGCAGCACCAAGTCAATCCGGACAACTGGTTACCGATGCTGAACTGAAATCACAACCCGAGCCAAAAGCGCCAACTCTGTTGGCACTGAAACAAGGACAAACGCTGGCAATCAAGGAACGACGTGGTGGCTGGTATGCCGCTGATGTCGATACTACCGGCGGCTGGGTGCGCATGCTGCATGTGCGGATGATTGGCGATATCGAGTCCCATGCTTCCAGCTCAGCAAAAAGTCTGACTCAAGTCAGGCGTGGTGATTCAACGATTGCCACAGGCATACGCGGGCTTTCCGAACAACAACTGAAACAGGCCAAGGAAAATCTGCCGGAACTGAAGCGTCTGGATCGCTGGTCGGCCAATGACAAAGAGGCCGCGCAATTTGCCAAAGAAGGCCGGCTGCCGGCCGCAAAGAAAGGAGGCAAATAATATGCGCGCTCGTCTGATGTTGTTGCTGGGTTGCACACTGTTGCTCGATGGCTGTGGTGGACTCAAAGGTGTCCGCGTTGGCAATTACAATCTTGATCCGCTTCTCTCGGCTGGTCAGAAGGTAGCTGATGCGCAAGAGGTTTCAGAGCCAGCAGAAATCGATATCGGTATGCATATGGCCGCAACCTTGGTTGGTGCCGCACCGCTGGACAACGATGAAACGGCTCAGCGCTACCTCAATCGTATCGGTCGGCTGTTGACGCTGCATTCTTCGCGTCCGCAACTGCCGTGGAAGTTCGGTATTCTCCGTGACGATAATATCAATGCTTTTGCCGCACCGGGCGGTTATGTCTTTGTCACCCGCGGCATGCTCGCACAGCTCGAATCGGAAGCGGAACTCGCCGGTGTATTGGCGCACGAGATTGCACACGTCGAACAAAAGCATCATCTGAAAGCGATACAGAAGGACAATCTGACGGGTGCCGCGGCGGATATTCTCGGCGCGGTAAGCGATCATCAAATCAGCAAATCCGGTGGTCGATATAGCGGCCTGAAAAAAGACGCTGTTGACAAAGTGGTCGGTGCTTCGCGTGTGCTTTATGCCCGCGGATTGGACCGTGACGATGAACACGCTGCGGATACCAGTGCCATCGCACTGATGAGTGCCGCCGGCTACGACCCTTGGGCGTTTGTTGCCGTGTTGCAAAAATTGGAAGCGCGCCAGAGCGGCGATTCCGGCATGGCGCTGCTGCTGAAAACCCATCCAAACCCGACGGCGCGTATCGCCTCCGTCAGCCGCCAGCCTCAGCTCGCCGCATTGGATGGTCAAGGTCAGACGCTAGCCGAACGCTTTCGCCTGCACATCAAGTAGCGCGGAAACCTTCATCAACACTTTTGGCGGTGCCGACTTTTTAGATAAACCGCTTCCGGGATAAATTGCGTCAGAGATAAGCCGACAGCGGCGCCGGTTTGGCAATGATATAGCCCTGAATGTATTGGCATTCAAGCGCTTGCAAGACATCGATTGCTTCCTGTGTCTCAATGCCTTCGGCGATGATTTCCAGCGACAGTTTTTTCGACAGCGCAATAATCGCTTCAACGATATGTCGACTGCGCTGATCGGTCATCATCTTGCGAATAAAGCTTTGATCGATTTTCAGCGTATCGATATCAAACTCGTGCAAATAGGAAAGGCTGGAATAGCCGGTGCCGAAATCATCGAGCGCCACACGAACACCCAAGGCCTTGCATTGTTTAATCCAACGTTTCGCTGCTTCGCCGTCGGTCAGTGCCGATTCGGTGATTTCCAGTTTGACCCGCTGCGGATTGATGCCGGTCTCCGATAATGCCAACGACAGATGATCAAAAAATTCCGGATCACGGAATTGCATCGTCGATACATTGATGGAAATAAACGCCCCACTATGCGCTACACCAGCTTTGTTCGACTGCTGCTCCAACAGCTGTGCAATACGGCAGGCTTCGTGAACGATCCAGCGGCCCAACGGCACCATCAAACCGGAATCTTCTGCGAGTTGAATAAACAAATCCGGCCGAACCAATCCCTTCTCTGGATGTTGCCAACGCACCAGCGCTTCAAAACCGGCAATTTTTCTCGTGTAGATATCAGCGATTGGCTGCAGATAGATTTGCATCTCACCGGCGCCGAGGCCAGCCCGCAGTTCGTTTTCCAGCTTGATGCGGATAAGGCCGGCATCGGACGACACCAGCGCATCACGAGGCGGTAGTTCCGGGTGTAATTGCTGGCGCAGCCGATTAAGCAGTACGGTCAGCAATAAATGCATGACCGGGTCGGCACTGGCCAGCCGTGAAACCAATTGATCGCGTTCAATGACGGTCAGGCGGACATCGGTTTTCGCGATGGCCGTTGCCGAGCGAGGACCGGCATCGAGCATTGCCATCTCGCCAAGAATTTCCCCGGCCCGTACGCAGCCAATGACCCGCTCCACGCCCGAAACATTGGCCAGGATGACCACCTCGCCGACTTCGACCACATAGGCACAATCGGCATCATCGCCATCCCTGAACAGCGTTTCCCCTTTTGCCAGGGCTTTTGACTGCAGCGCTGCCATACCCCACTCCTTGGTTACAACGAGGTAATCATTGCGAACTTCGTCACAGTATAGGCCGGTAAAGCCATCACCGCACAAGGGGAATTTTGGATGGCCAGTTTGAGTGGCGGTTAACGGTCGACTCGCTGGGTCTTGCTGCTACGTTCAACCAGATCGATATACTTTGTCGATAACCGTCGTTGAGGAAAGGTGCGCCATGCTGGCCAAAATCAATATTCGAGAACAACTTGCCGGTATCGATGAGTACTGGTCGCAGAAAATCATCGGCAACGCCAATGGTCAATTGTTCAAGCTAGCCAAGGGTATAGGCTCCACACGCTGGCATCAACACGACGACCAGGACGAGCTGTTCATCGTCTACAGCGGCAAACTGATCATCGAGCTGCGTGAGCAAACGATAACGCTGAATCCGGAAGAAATGTTCATCGTGCCAAAAGGCGTTGAGCACTGCCCAAGGGCCGAACCGGAAGCCGAATTCCTGATTGTTGGTTTGGCCATCACCTCAAATGCCGCCGGCGGCAAGCCCGAATACTGAACTGCCCGCCAGCGGAAAATGCGTTAAATCGCCACGCGAGACACCTCCAGTGCTAAAAATCTATTCAGATTTTCTTAAGCCAGCTGTATACGCCCACCGGTTTGACTAGACTGCAGCCCAAGATTCTCTCGATCACTCAGGAGCGATTTATGCCGTACGTCAATTTGCAGATCACTCGTGGCGCCAGTCGCGAACAAAAAGCGCAACTGGTCAAGGACATTACCGACTCGCTGGTCCGAAACCTCGGCAAAAAACCCGAGCACACACATATCGTGATTCAGGAAATTGCAGAGGAAAACTGGGGGTTCAGTGGCTTACTGACTGACGACTGGAAAAAACGCCAGCAATAACCAAGCAGCTACCGCACAAAACAGCGCCAACTTCTTCCGGAACAGCACCACCTTCAACTGTCGGCAACTCAACCAGAGCAAATTCGTTCTCATACAGGTCGAGGAAATGCGCAAACACCGCGCCTCCCTCTTTCACGGGCGACACATTGAACTGCTCGCCTCGCGAGCTCAGGTTCTGGTAGTCACGCTGAAGATCATTGGTATAGAACACAGCAACAGGTTGGCCAGCGGTCTGATTGCCAATGCGTTGCCGATCTGCTCGCCCTTCTGCCTGCATCAGCCAGATACCCACATCCAGCTGTGACGGCAAGCGAACATGCACATAGCGCCGCTCACCCACCTTCATATCAACAAACTTTTCAAAGCCAGGTTTGCCGCAGTAGAAATCCAAGGCTTCCTGATAATCGCGAACGAGGATAACCAAGCGACTGAGCGTCTCCATGATGATTCCTTTCCAATGGTTCCGTTGTGAATTGGAATGCTAAGCGACTCGCCATCAAAAATAAATGAAGAATGCATTCAGTGCCCACTGTTCATACCTGTTCAGTGGCGTGCGGATTGATTCGTTTGCGCGGACGTTGTCGCCCACGCTTTTGACTCATTTATTCGCTAACAGAAGAAAAAGTCACAATTCATTTCGTTGAAGCGTACTCAGAGAAAAACAACCTCCAATGACTGGCGCAACATAGATCACACGGTCCTGAAGTCGTCGCATTACTGACATGTTCCGATCGTAATTTATCGCTCGCTGTTTTCTTTCACGAACTCACGCGAGGATACTCATGAAATTTCGATACGTGCTGGCGGTCACCGCCATCTATGCTCACTCAGCGGCGCTGCACGCCAGTACATTGGATCTTGACGTGCTCAGCTTCAATGTTTGGCATTCCGACACCACCAGCAATGCTACCCGCGACAATATCATCAGCGCCATTCGCGCCAGTGGTGCGACGATTGTCGGACTTCAGGAACTGAATAGTCGCAATCATGGCGAATATTTGCGGAGCAAGCTGGGCGCCGAATGGCATTTGCATCACACCAGCGATCTCGCTTATCTGAGTCGCTTTCGTATCATTGATACCAGCACCGATGGTCGTGGTGCGAAACTGGAAATTGCCCCCGGACATGAGCTCTGGCTCTTCAATGCGCATTTGTCTCACGCGCCATATGGCCCTTATCAATTGGCGGGAATTTCCTATTACGGTGGACCGTTGCGTGATCCCAATCGTCCGGAAGATATTCAGGCAGTCATTGCCGACCAATCCGCTCGCGCTGCCGAAGCGCGCCAATACGTGACAAGCATGTCGAATGCTGGCGCACTGGCAACTGACAGCGTATTGGTCGGTGATTTCAATGAGCCTTCTCATCTCGACTGGACCGTGCGCGCCAAACAAATTGGTTTGAAGCGAGCGGCAGTAGCATGGCCCAGCTCAGCCATCTTTGCCAACGCTGGATTGAAGGATGCCTACCGCACGGTTTTTGCCGATGAAACCTCGCGATTGGGCTCAACCTGGTCGCCTCATTACGGACCAAATTATCGTGAATCACACTACCCGGCCGGCATATACGAGCCGCAAGATCGAATCGATCTAATTTACTTTCGTGGCGAACGACTGCAAGCCATCAACGCCGGCATGCTTGGTCCGGTCGGCGACAATGAAGCGGATATCAGCAGCGGTATTGGTACCGGCTATTCCCTGGCGGGACAGCATCCTTCCGATCATCGTGCCGTATTCGCTACCCTGCGTTACAGCGGACTCGATCACACGCGTTTGACGTTTGCCGGCCTTGCCCACAACCCTGGCAACAGCAATGCGCTCAACGCCGGTTATGGGGACACGACACTAACGACACCGCATATCACCGTTCGTTTCCAAGGCAGTGGCGGCGCCTTTTGGGACAGTTACGACAGCCGCCGCGATGGCATCGGAAAAGACAGCAACTGGCATGGTGGCGTTGCCCAACTTCAGGGCGGTGGTAGCGGCCGTTATCATGAATTGGTGCTGACGCCAACCGCAGGCCACGGCGTGCGCGTTGAAAGCTTTC from Permianibacter aggregans harbors:
- a CDS encoding adenylate/guanylate cyclase domain-containing protein produces the protein MSSPKKPVTTIKIGWAFAGCLLLLLAASHLPLMHRLDFFWLDTLTHWRAMQREPPSDIVLIDIDTYSIEAMAPEVGAWPWPRATHAYLLEWLNEQGAKAIVFDIWFSEASLYLKEMDSYFAEVLANHDNIYMPTLLYSGEAHNVKNLAERSRFHPFIEPTARADNNAKADVLWPALGQPEHWRLGLINFLSEPDGIGRQYHVHIEKNGWRFFSLPAIVARDFAYPLPEHSPIRLDWFGKRPPIQTLSYHDVFQQVKSGAANSTLKDKFVFIGSTATGNHDLKPTALDSQYPAVYMLITAFDNLRSGEQLHWSPWYAVWAGLPALLLMWLVVVAELSYWRVVAAALVMTAALVVASFLGIHQAVLIPIISPLLVVIVFLFACAVLRYLQARDERKSTVELFGRFLDKNVVQQLIDSGLTETSQLAQERVITVLFSDIRGFTTLSEQHNAATIMRLLNQYFTTQVDVIFKHQGTLDKFIGDAIMAFWGAPLDDAKHAEHAIQAAMDMSDALDAFCREQQLTGFDIGIGIHTGPAVIGMLGAQQRMDYTAIGDTVNLASRLEGLTKGVARILVSEATRASCPEAFDFVPHGEYKVKGRSEAVRVFEPRSTHR
- a CDS encoding SH3 domain-containing protein translates to MKSTKITLTLILLLAVPCSFAAPSQSGQLVTDAELKSQPEPKAPTLLALKQGQTLAIKERRGGWYAADVDTTGGWVRMLHVRMIGDIESHASSSAKSLTQVRRGDSTIATGIRGLSEQQLKQAKENLPELKRLDRWSANDKEAAQFAKEGRLPAAKKGGK
- a CDS encoding M48 family metalloprotease: MRARLMLLLGCTLLLDGCGGLKGVRVGNYNLDPLLSAGQKVADAQEVSEPAEIDIGMHMAATLVGAAPLDNDETAQRYLNRIGRLLTLHSSRPQLPWKFGILRDDNINAFAAPGGYVFVTRGMLAQLESEAELAGVLAHEIAHVEQKHHLKAIQKDNLTGAAADILGAVSDHQISKSGGRYSGLKKDAVDKVVGASRVLYARGLDRDDEHAADTSAIALMSAAGYDPWAFVAVLQKLEARQSGDSGMALLLKTHPNPTARIASVSRQPQLAALDGQGQTLAERFRLHIK
- a CDS encoding EAL domain-containing protein, translating into MAALQSKALAKGETLFRDGDDADCAYVVEVGEVVILANVSGVERVIGCVRAGEILGEMAMLDAGPRSATAIAKTDVRLTVIERDQLVSRLASADPVMHLLLTVLLNRLRQQLHPELPPRDALVSSDAGLIRIKLENELRAGLGAGEMQIYLQPIADIYTRKIAGFEALVRWQHPEKGLVRPDLFIQLAEDSGLMVPLGRWIVHEACRIAQLLEQQSNKAGVAHSGAFISINVSTMQFRDPEFFDHLSLALSETGINPQRVKLEITESALTDGEAAKRWIKQCKALGVRVALDDFGTGYSSLSYLHEFDIDTLKIDQSFIRKMMTDQRSRHIVEAIIALSKKLSLEIIAEGIETQEAIDVLQALECQYIQGYIIAKPAPLSAYL
- a CDS encoding cupin domain-containing protein — its product is MLAKINIREQLAGIDEYWSQKIIGNANGQLFKLAKGIGSTRWHQHDDQDELFIVYSGKLIIELREQTITLNPEEMFIVPKGVEHCPRAEPEAEFLIVGLAITSNAAGGKPEY
- a CDS encoding tautomerase family protein produces the protein MPYVNLQITRGASREQKAQLVKDITDSLVRNLGKKPEHTHIVIQEIAEENWGFSGLLTDDWKKRQQ
- a CDS encoding VOC family protein, with product METLSRLVILVRDYQEALDFYCGKPGFEKFVDMKVGERRYVHVRLPSQLDVGIWLMQAEGRADRQRIGNQTAGQPVAVFYTNDLQRDYQNLSSRGEQFNVSPVKEGGAVFAHFLDLYENEFALVELPTVEGGAVPEEVGAVLCGSCLVIAGVFSSRQSVSH
- a CDS encoding endonuclease/exonuclease/phosphatase family protein, with product MKFRYVLAVTAIYAHSAALHASTLDLDVLSFNVWHSDTTSNATRDNIISAIRASGATIVGLQELNSRNHGEYLRSKLGAEWHLHHTSDLAYLSRFRIIDTSTDGRGAKLEIAPGHELWLFNAHLSHAPYGPYQLAGISYYGGPLRDPNRPEDIQAVIADQSARAAEARQYVTSMSNAGALATDSVLVGDFNEPSHLDWTVRAKQIGLKRAAVAWPSSAIFANAGLKDAYRTVFADETSRLGSTWSPHYGPNYRESHYPAGIYEPQDRIDLIYFRGERLQAINAGMLGPVGDNEADISSGIGTGYSLAGQHPSDHRAVFATLRYSGLDHTRLTFAGLAHNPGNSNALNAGYGDTTLTTPHITVRFQGSGGAFWDSYDSRRDGIGKDSNWHGGVAQLQGGGSGRYHELVLTPTAGHGVRVESFRLLDYMNWSSGHYVNWSLRTASGSILASGLAEVPANGVANITTGVSNKVMENVILRFEHLSGDNTDLAVDDIVFR